TAGCGACCAGGAGAAAGAGTGGACGATCGCAGGCATCCAGGCCTCGGCCACCTATCGCAACGTCATTTCTGCGCAGAAGGTCTTCCCGGTGACGGCAGGGACCTCCACCTTTTATCTGCTCGGCCGCCGCATCGAGGGGAGTTCCAGCTTCAAGGCTTACAACAAGACCCTCTCGCTGATTTTCGTGCCCACGGCCTACGGCTCAGTGTCCGGATCGACGATGCTCCAGACCGCTGCCGACCCGCAGTCCGCAACGATTGCTGCTCGTCCAGTCACCGTGTCTGCACCAAGCGAGATCGAACAGCTACGCGCCGAGGTGGCCGAGCTGCGCCGCCTGCTGGAAATGAATCCTCAAAACGGCGCCAAACAGTGACGGCGGAACGAAGCGAGGTCATATCATGAATAAACTCGGTTCTCTCATAGCGGTCGTCGTCCTGCTTACAGCGGCTGCGCTTTCCGCCACCGCCAGTGCGCCGGAACCCGCGGCACCGCAGGCGGCGGCACCGCCGGCTGCCGCGGCGGGCAAGTCGCCGCAGTCCGGAAATACACGCGCTGCGGCCGATGATTACACGATTCTCTGGTACGTCGTCGCCGCCGGCGGCACCAATAGCACGTCGAACAACTACCGCCTGCGGGGCACGGCCGCGCAGACGGCCGTCGGCGATGTGCAATCGACACTCTACCGCGTCCATCAGGGTTTCTGGCAGAATCTGGTCGCGCCCTGTTTGGCGGGCGATGCTGACGGCAACTCCAGTGTGACGATCTCCGACGCCGTCTATTTGGTCAATTACATCTTCGCCGGCGGACGGCCGCCGGTCACCGCTTGTGGTGGCGATCCCGACGGCAACGGCATGATCACCATTTCCGATGTCGTCTTCCTCACGCGCTACATCTTCCTGTATTAGTCGCGCGCCGTCCCA
The sequence above is drawn from the Candidatus Zixiibacteriota bacterium genome and encodes:
- a CDS encoding dockerin type I repeat-containing protein — translated: MNKLGSLIAVVVLLTAAALSATASAPEPAAPQAAAPPAAAAGKSPQSGNTRAAADDYTILWYVVAAGGTNSTSNNYRLRGTAAQTAVGDVQSTLYRVHQGFWQNLVAPCLAGDADGNSSVTISDAVYLVNYIFAGGRPPVTACGGDPDGNGMITISDVVFLTRYIFLY